The Saccharomyces eubayanus strain FM1318 chromosome XIII, whole genome shotgun sequence DNA segment AAGAGGAGTAGTTGTAAAGgcaaccaaaaaaattagcaATCAGATTTGAATTCCAAAAAGCataattcaaagaaaaaaataatggacAACTACGAAGATGCTGACCCCTGGAATGCCAACTCGAATGCGTGGAAAAAGGACGATGATTCCATTGCCCCTACCACGAATGGTGATCCTGCTTTCAGAAGGATCTCCAGCGAGTTTAACACCTTGAATTTGTCAACATCTCTAGACACAAACGACGAAGATGACGGATTTTTGCCGGCTAATGATGTACTAGAAGAAAGCATATGGGATGATAATAGAAGTCATGCTCTAAATGGAGCCGGCACAAACCAAACCTCCACGATAAGCGCTAATGAAACGGTTATAAACCAGAATGATCCCGAGCATTTAGATCGAGACGATACCGACAATGACCTATTCGATTGGACCAGCAAGATCAGAAAGACGTATAGACCTTTGAATGCcgatattattatcattgaAGAGATCCCTGAGAGGGAGGGTTTACTATTTAAGCACGCTAACTATTTAGTAAAACATTTAATCACTCTACCAAGTAGCTCGCCTTCTGAAGATCGTACTGTAGTAAGAAGATATTCcgattttctttggctgAGAGAAATTTTACTAAAAAGATATCCTTTTAGAATGATTCCTGAGCTGCCTccaaaaagaattggaTCACAAAACGCAGaccagatttttttgaagaaaagaagaatagGACTGTCAAGATTTATCAATTTAGTAATGAAGCATCCTAAATTAAATAATGATGATTTAGTGTTAACATTTTTAACCGTACGCACTGACTTAACAAGTTGGAGAAAACAAGCAACTTACGACACTTCAAATGAATTTACTGATAAAAAGATATCTTCAGAATTCATGAAAATGTGGAAAAAAGAGTTTGCCGAACAATGGAATCAAGCGGCATCTTGCATTGATACCTCGATGGAATTATGGTACAGAATCACACTGCTCTTAGAAAGACACGAAAAAAGGACAATGCAAATGGTTCACGaaagaaacttttttgAGACACTAGTAGATAACTTTAGCGAAGTAACTCCAAAGCTGTATCCAGTGCAGCAAAACAGTACCATATTGGGTATTAATAATAGCTTTGGtataattaaaaaacatCTAGAAACTACGAGCGACATCtgcaaacaagaaatggaagaagTATCAGGGATGTTGTCCCCTAAATTCAGAATCTTTACTGACATCTTACTTTCTTTGAGAAGTTTGTTTGAAAGATATAAAATTATGGCCGCAAATAACGTAGTTCAATTACAAAGACATGTTGAAGTAAACAAAGAGAAGTTAGAATCAATGAAAGGAAAGCCAGATCTTAGCGGAGCAGAATATGATAGAGTAAGAAAGATTATACAGAAAGACAGAAGAAGCATAATAGAGCAATCTAATAGAGCCTGGCTGATTAGGCAGTGTATTTTGGAGGAATTTACGATCTTCCAAGAAACTCAATTCTTGATAACACGTGCCTTCCAAGACTGGGCGAAATTGAATTCTAACTATGCCGGTCTTAAACTCAATGAGTGGGAAAAGTTAGTTAAAAACACTTTGGATATGCCTATTTCTCGTGAGTAAATTAATCCTGCGGAACTGACCGGCAGCTAACTTATTGATATTATCTTTGACCATTAACTCAAACGATAGACCGGGGGTCTCAAGGGAGTCCTAATTGATGTGGTACATTTATAAGAACCGATAAGTAGATTAAGCAGATTTATGTACTCCATGAAGCCGAACGGTTTTGCTCAATGCCATCCAAAATATACGCGTATTGTtatggatttttttttccgctACCGGTTAATCAACATTATCTAACATTTTCGATGACAAATATTAATATATTGATGTTTACTTCCCTTAAGTGTAGTGCCCACGCAAGCATAATTTGGGGCGCATAAGTCTTGAGTACACGAACTTTTTCTCTTAGTTCAAGCAGGGTCAACAAAAAAGCATATGTGTTATTGAACCGtagttaaaaaataaatagatGCTTCGAAAATCGACTGATTTGGTACCATATTACATACATAATTGACGATGCCGTGAATTCTGTTGATATCAGTTCTTGGTTGATGCATATGTCGTCAC contains these protein-coding regions:
- the MVP1 gene encoding Mvp1p, with product MDNYEDADPWNANSNAWKKDDDSIAPTTNGDPAFRRISSEFNTLNLSTSLDTNDEDDGFLPANDVLEESIWDDNRSHALNGAGTNQTSTISANETVINQNDPEHLDRDDTDNDLFDWTSKIRKTYRPLNADIIIIEEIPEREGLLFKHANYLVKHLITLPSSSPSEDRTVVRRYSDFLWLREILLKRYPFRMIPELPPKRIGSQNADQIFLKKRRIGLSRFINLVMKHPKLNNDDLVLTFLTVRTDLTSWRKQATYDTSNEFTDKKISSEFMKMWKKEFAEQWNQAASCIDTSMELWYRITLLLERHEKRTMQMVHERNFFETLVDNFSEVTPKLYPVQQNSTILGINNSFGIIKKHLETTSDICKQEMEEVSGMLSPKFRIFTDILLSLRSLFERYKIMAANNVVQLQRHVEVNKEKLESMKGKPDLSGAEYDRVRKIIQKDRRSIIEQSNRAWLIRQCILEEFTIFQETQFLITRAFQDWAKLNSNYAGLKLNEWEKLVKNTLDMPISRE